A genome region from Nitrosopumilus oxyclinae includes the following:
- a CDS encoding iron-containing alcohol dehydrogenase, whose amino-acid sequence MNTVRIPKVINFGENALGETEYPKNALIVTTVPPELSDKWIARMGITDYMLYDQVKPEPSMDDVNAVISQFKDKDPSCLIGLGGGSSMDVVKYAAPEMKKDKILIPTTFGTGAEMTTYCVLKFDGKKKLLREDRFLADMAVVDSYFLDGTPQQVINNSVCDACAQATEGYDSKLGNDLTRTLCKQAFEILYDAIMNDKPENYPYGSMLSGMGFGNCSTTLGHALSYVFSNEGVPHGYSLSSCTTVAHKHNKSIFYDRFKEAMEKLGFDKLELKTDISEAADTVMTDRGHLDPNPIPISKEDVVKCLEDINAGNL is encoded by the coding sequence ATGAATACAGTACGCATTCCAAAAGTTATCAACTTTGGAGAAAATGCACTTGGTGAAACAGAGTATCCAAAAAATGCCTTGATTGTCACAACAGTTCCTCCTGAACTTTCTGACAAATGGATTGCAAGAATGGGTATTACGGATTACATGTTGTATGACCAAGTAAAACCTGAACCATCCATGGATGACGTCAATGCTGTTATTTCACAATTCAAAGACAAAGACCCATCATGTCTAATTGGACTTGGTGGTGGAAGTTCTATGGATGTAGTAAAATATGCTGCACCTGAGATGAAAAAAGACAAAATCTTAATTCCAACTACATTTGGAACTGGAGCTGAAATGACAACTTATTGCGTTTTGAAATTTGATGGCAAAAAGAAATTGTTACGTGAAGACAGATTTCTAGCTGATATGGCAGTTGTAGATTCCTATTTCCTAGATGGAACTCCGCAACAAGTCATAAACAATTCTGTCTGTGATGCATGTGCTCAAGCTACTGAAGGCTATGATAGCAAACTCGGTAATGACTTGACAAGAACTCTATGCAAACAAGCATTTGAGATTCTATATGATGCAATTATGAATGACAAACCAGAAAACTATCCTTACGGATCAATGTTGTCTGGAATGGGATTTGGTAATTGCTCTACAACTCTAGGACATGCATTGTCCTATGTGTTCTCAAATGAGGGTGTACCCCATGGATATTCCTTGTCCTCTTGTACTACCGTTGCACACAAGCATAACAAGTCAATCTTCTATGATAGATTCAAAGAGGCTATGGAAAAGTTAGGCTTTGATAAACTAGAACTCAAAACTGATATTTCAGAAGCTGCAGACACTGTAATGACAGATAGAGGACATTTGGATCCAAACCCAATTCCAATATCCAAAGAAGATGTTGTAAAGTGTCTTGAAGATATCAACGCAGGTAATTTGTAA
- a CDS encoding glycerate kinase type-2 family protein, producing the protein MIIQNFDDLATTDKKKDCLKILESGLQAANPENIIKKFVTPNEIKIDGKSFSLEKYSSIYSVAFGKAGDTMTRALNAVIPIKSGIIVIPKGSKSVIKGKKFQIFNSRHPKPDSTSVKAAKEVMKFVQNKRSDELIIFLVSGGGSSLLAMPDDITLDDKVHVTDTLLKSGATIQEFNCIRKHLSKIKGGKLVENMKCQGIGLIMSDVEGDDLSSIASGTTYMDDTTYADALAIIKKYKIGWKMPNEVLTLLKNRMNEKELETPKKAKIENYVIANNDDCLNEMKSKAEKMGYTVSVMHIFGDIKEIVTKILKKISEEDKTCIIFGGEPTVKVLGKGMGGRNQELVLRLLKNTQKLKKMVIASAGTDGVDGNSVFAGAITENVKVDLDTMKEFLKNSDSGRFFQKQKGNIKTNPTHTNLMDIGVILR; encoded by the coding sequence ATGATAATTCAAAATTTTGACGACTTGGCAACTACAGACAAGAAAAAAGATTGTTTAAAAATTTTAGAATCAGGACTTCAAGCAGCAAATCCAGAAAATATAATTAAGAAATTTGTCACTCCTAATGAAATAAAAATTGATGGGAAATCATTCAGTTTAGAGAAATATTCAAGTATCTATTCAGTCGCTTTTGGGAAGGCAGGGGACACTATGACTAGAGCACTAAATGCAGTCATTCCAATAAAAAGCGGAATTATAGTTATTCCAAAAGGTTCAAAATCAGTTATCAAAGGTAAAAAATTCCAGATTTTTAATTCCAGACATCCAAAGCCAGATTCCACAAGTGTAAAAGCAGCAAAAGAAGTCATGAAATTTGTTCAAAACAAGCGGAGTGATGAATTGATAATTTTCCTAGTTTCAGGAGGAGGCTCATCATTGTTAGCAATGCCTGATGATATCACTTTGGATGACAAAGTGCATGTCACAGATACTCTGTTAAAATCTGGTGCAACCATACAAGAATTCAATTGTATTAGAAAGCATCTATCAAAAATCAAGGGAGGTAAGCTTGTAGAGAATATGAAATGTCAAGGAATAGGACTAATAATGTCAGATGTTGAAGGAGATGATCTGTCATCAATTGCATCAGGTACAACATACATGGATGACACAACATATGCAGATGCATTAGCAATTATTAAAAAATACAAAATAGGTTGGAAAATGCCTAATGAAGTTTTGACACTTTTAAAAAATAGAATGAATGAGAAAGAACTAGAGACTCCAAAAAAAGCCAAAATCGAAAATTATGTGATTGCAAATAATGACGATTGTCTAAATGAAATGAAATCTAAAGCTGAAAAAATGGGCTATACAGTTAGTGTGATGCATATTTTTGGAGACATTAAAGAAATAGTAACTAAAATTCTTAAAAAAATTTCAGAAGAAGATAAAACATGTATTATTTTTGGGGGAGAACCAACAGTCAAAGTTCTAGGAAAAGGAATGGGTGGGAGAAATCAAGAATTAGTTTTAAGATTATTAAAAAATACACAAAAATTAAAAAAGATGGTCATTGCATCTGCAGGAACTGATGGTGTTGATGGCAATTCAGTTTTTGCAGGAGCAATTACAGAAAATGTAAAAGTGGATTTAGACACAATGAAAGAATTTCTTAAAAATAGTGATTCAGGGAGATTTTTTCAAAAGCAAAAAGGAAACATCAAAACAAATCCAACTCACACAAATCTAATGGATATAGGCGTAATTTTGAGATAA
- a CDS encoding exonuclease, whose translation MTKNGILCEVDDKRVLLDPKNSDVNGINFVSHAHSDHLPSKNGGTILSSIETSEIANLRGFKMENHVEFLDDFSLIDSGHILGAKGLLFDDIFYTGDVCTRDRGFLKGAKIPKCKTLITECTFGLPEFIFPKLEDILKQVNELISELYGKGVPVILMGYQLGKAQTITQFFGHWGPLYLHDSVKDMNALHQKFGVSLNDGIGHTEAEKNGLLDKKPWVMIAPMMSSKNKFVQDMKSKYGAVTIGFSGWAQSMKYSFGRRTDYSFPMSDHCDYTELIDMVVQSGAEQVYTIHGFVDEFAEDLRKRGISAQPLLENSLDDFT comes from the coding sequence ATGACAAAAAATGGAATCCTGTGTGAGGTTGATGATAAACGAGTTTTGTTGGATCCAAAAAACAGTGATGTTAATGGGATAAATTTTGTATCGCACGCACACTCTGATCATCTTCCATCGAAAAACGGTGGAACTATTCTATCATCTATTGAGACTAGTGAAATAGCCAACCTTCGAGGGTTTAAGATGGAAAATCATGTTGAATTTCTTGATGATTTTTCTCTAATTGACAGTGGGCATATTTTGGGTGCAAAAGGATTACTTTTCGATGATATTTTCTATACTGGAGATGTTTGTACAAGAGATCGTGGATTTCTCAAGGGTGCCAAAATTCCAAAGTGTAAAACTCTGATCACTGAATGTACATTTGGTTTACCTGAATTTATTTTTCCAAAACTTGAAGATATTCTAAAACAAGTCAATGAATTAATTTCTGAACTTTATGGGAAAGGGGTTCCTGTAATTTTGATGGGTTACCAATTAGGTAAGGCCCAAACTATAACACAGTTTTTTGGTCATTGGGGTCCGTTATACCTACATGACTCTGTTAAAGACATGAATGCATTACATCAAAAATTTGGGGTATCACTCAATGATGGAATTGGACATACTGAGGCTGAGAAAAATGGTTTACTTGACAAAAAACCTTGGGTTATGATTGCACCAATGATGTCTAGTAAAAATAAATTTGTTCAAGATATGAAATCAAAATACGGTGCAGTAACAATTGGATTTAGTGGATGGGCACAATCAATGAAGTACTCTTTTGGGAGGAGAACTGATTATTCGTTTCCAATGAGTGATCACTGTGATTACACTGAATTGATTGACATGGTTGTACAATCTGGAGCTGAACAAGTTTACACAATACATGGATTTGTAGATGAGTTTGCAGAAGACTTGAGGAAAAGAGGGATTAGTGCACAGCCATTACTTGAAAATTCATTAGATGATTTTACTTAG
- the purN gene encoding phosphoribosylglycinamide formyltransferase: MLNLGILISGRGSNMESILKAIKKKKIPINPAIVISNKHDAKGLKIAEKLGVKIEVVESKGFKGTRAEYDKEIISILTKHGVTPKNGLVCLAGFMRIISPEFVKKYKNRIINIHPALLPAFPGLDSQKQALEYGAKVSGCSVHFVDSGMDTGPVIIQAVVKINEKDTEESLSKRILKEEHRIYPEAVNLFARKKIKVSGRRTIIS; encoded by the coding sequence TTGCTAAATCTAGGAATTCTAATCTCAGGTCGTGGGAGTAACATGGAATCAATCCTAAAGGCAATTAAGAAAAAAAAGATTCCAATCAATCCAGCAATTGTAATTTCTAACAAACATGATGCTAAAGGTCTAAAAATTGCAGAAAAATTAGGAGTTAAAATCGAAGTAGTTGAAAGTAAAGGATTCAAAGGAACCAGAGCAGAGTACGATAAAGAAATTATTTCAATCCTCACAAAACATGGAGTCACACCAAAAAATGGCCTTGTATGTCTTGCAGGATTTATGAGAATTATAAGCCCAGAATTTGTAAAAAAGTACAAAAACAGAATCATCAACATTCATCCAGCTTTACTTCCAGCATTTCCAGGATTAGATTCACAAAAACAGGCATTAGAATACGGAGCTAAAGTATCAGGATGTTCAGTTCATTTTGTAGATTCAGGAATGGATACAGGTCCTGTAATTATTCAAGCAGTAGTCAAAATTAATGAAAAAGATACAGAAGAATCATTATCAAAAAGAATCTTAAAAGAAGAACACCGAATTTATCCTGAAGCAGTCAATCTATTTGCTAGAAA